A genome region from Blautia coccoides includes the following:
- a CDS encoding ParA family protein, with amino-acid sequence MGRIIAIANQKGGVGKSTTTINLSACLAEMNQKVLIIDIDPQGNTTSGVGVEKENLDATLYELLLGDCDLSDCLIENVFENLSIIPSNVNLAGAEIELVGVEDREYLLKNHIDGIKDKYDFIIMDCPPSLNILTINAMTTADSVLVPIQCEYYALEGLTQLIHTIELVQERLNPSLVMEGVVFTMYDARTNLSLQVVENVKSNLNQSIYKTIIPRNVRLAEAPSYGLPITLYDKKSVGAESYKLLAEEVLHKGDEEWQ; translated from the coding sequence TTGGGAAGAATTATAGCTATAGCAAACCAAAAAGGCGGTGTAGGTAAATCTACAACAACCATTAATCTTTCCGCCTGTCTGGCAGAAATGAATCAAAAAGTCCTCATTATAGATATCGACCCTCAGGGAAACACCACAAGCGGCGTAGGCGTAGAAAAGGAGAACCTGGATGCCACGTTGTATGAGCTGCTTCTTGGAGACTGCGATTTATCAGACTGCCTGATTGAAAACGTATTTGAAAATTTATCCATCATTCCGTCTAACGTCAATCTGGCTGGAGCCGAGATTGAATTAGTAGGAGTTGAAGACAGAGAATACTTACTAAAAAATCATATTGACGGCATAAAAGACAAATATGATTTCATTATTATGGATTGCCCTCCATCACTTAATATCTTGACAATCAATGCAATGACAACAGCAGATTCCGTTCTTGTTCCAATCCAATGTGAATATTACGCCTTGGAAGGACTTACACAGCTTATTCACACCATTGAATTAGTACAGGAGCGTCTAAATCCTTCTCTTGTTATGGAAGGAGTAGTATTTACCATGTATGATGCAAGGACAAACCTTTCCCTGCAAGTAGTAGAGAATGTAAAGAGTAATTTGAACCAATCCATCTACAAAACAATAATACCGAGAAATGTCCGTCTTGCAGAGGCACCCAGTTATGGCCTGCCGATTACATTATATGATAAAAAATCTGTGGGAGCAGAGAGTTATAAGCTTCTCGCAGAGGAAGTTTTACATAAGGGGGATGAAGAATGGCAGTAA
- a CDS encoding DUF4446 family protein — MSSLLESLQSHSGILMVLLLIVVIILLICVFNLSLGLNRLNRKYTLFMKGKDGQSLERLFKRKFDLIEKLVRSTDDNGEEIDKIWKVMDKSLNKYGIVKYDAFEDMGGKLSFVLAMLDKNNTGFLLNAIHSRENCFLYIKEIVNGESYVVLSEEEVEALRQAVNFGILQETELED, encoded by the coding sequence ATGAGTAGTTTATTAGAAAGCCTTCAGTCTCACTCAGGAATATTGATGGTTTTATTGCTGATCGTAGTAATTATACTGCTGATTTGCGTATTTAACCTTTCATTGGGACTGAACCGGCTAAACAGAAAATATACGCTGTTCATGAAGGGGAAGGATGGACAATCCCTTGAACGGCTGTTTAAAAGAAAATTTGACTTGATCGAGAAATTAGTGCGCTCCACAGATGACAATGGGGAGGAAATTGACAAAATATGGAAAGTAATGGATAAGTCCCTGAACAAATATGGTATTGTCAAATATGATGCCTTTGAGGATATGGGGGGAAAACTTAGCTTTGTACTTGCCATGCTTGACAAAAATAATACAGGTTTTTTGCTGAATGCTATACATAGCAGAGAAAATTGCTTTCTTTACATTAAAGAGATAGTAAATGGGGAATCCTATGTAGTATTGAGTGAAGAAGAGGTGGAAGCACTGAGACAAGCTGTAAACTTCGGCATTTTACAGGAAACAGAATTAGAGGATTGA
- a CDS encoding GldG family protein has product MKESKGNISKKKINIKDIISNNKENRRKNRKNLKHGTYSLGVVAVFIAILVVVNLLIQELPSKFREIDLSTQKMYTIGDQTKKLLKNLDKDVTLYYIAQNGSESSDIEKLLERYEENSKHLKVEKKDPAVNPKFTSQYTTEGVNNNSIIVVCGDKSKVVDYNSMYETSVNYQTYTSEVTGFDGEGQLTSAINYVTSDNMPVMYTLEGHDESTMSDSLKDMIQKANIDIQSLNLLTMDAVPEDADCLFIFAPSKDISEDEANKIISYLENGGKALIVSNYTGEDMPNFASVLENYGVKTADGIILEADSNHYISQNPSYLLPNIESNDITSNLSSGSRYILMPLAQGIKTVDNYRDTLKIQNILTTSDSSYSKVNVENMQTMEKESGDIDGPFNVGVAISEDLDNDKQTQIVYYSSETLFNDNMNTMVSGANFELISASVNWMCSNEDGSTISIPSKSMDTTTLTIPAADASFWSIFVMAVVPAFLIILGGGIWMKRRKQ; this is encoded by the coding sequence ATGAAAGAATCAAAAGGTAATATTAGTAAGAAAAAAATTAATATAAAAGATATTATTAGTAATAATAAGGAAAACAGACGAAAAAACAGGAAAAATCTGAAGCATGGAACATATAGTTTGGGAGTCGTTGCGGTTTTTATTGCAATTCTGGTAGTAGTAAACCTATTGATCCAGGAACTTCCATCAAAATTTAGAGAGATTGATCTGAGTACACAGAAAATGTACACGATTGGAGATCAGACAAAGAAGCTGCTGAAAAATCTGGATAAAGATGTCACTTTGTATTATATAGCACAGAATGGTTCTGAGAGCAGTGATATAGAGAAACTGTTGGAGAGGTATGAGGAAAATAGTAAACATTTAAAAGTTGAGAAAAAAGATCCTGCTGTCAATCCAAAGTTTACTTCCCAATACACTACAGAAGGTGTAAATAATAACAGTATTATTGTAGTCTGTGGTGATAAGAGCAAGGTAGTTGATTACAATTCCATGTATGAGACATCTGTAAACTATCAGACGTATACAAGCGAAGTCACCGGGTTTGATGGGGAAGGCCAGCTTACAAGCGCAATCAATTATGTGACATCAGACAATATGCCTGTTATGTACACACTGGAAGGCCACGATGAGTCTACTATGAGTGATTCTCTAAAAGATATGATACAAAAAGCAAATATAGATATTCAATCGCTGAATCTGCTCACAATGGATGCTGTTCCGGAAGATGCAGACTGCTTGTTTATATTTGCACCATCAAAAGATATTTCAGAGGATGAGGCCAATAAAATCATATCTTACTTGGAAAACGGAGGAAAAGCTCTTATTGTATCTAACTATACAGGAGAAGATATGCCAAACTTTGCGTCAGTTTTAGAAAATTATGGTGTGAAGACCGCAGATGGTATTATACTTGAGGCGGATTCTAATCATTATATCTCTCAAAACCCGTCATATCTGCTTCCTAATATAGAAAGTAATGATATAACTTCAAATCTTTCTTCTGGCAGCCGTTATATTCTTATGCCCTTGGCGCAGGGTATCAAGACGGTGGATAACTACAGGGATACGCTCAAAATTCAAAATATTTTAACCACATCTGACAGTTCGTATTCTAAGGTAAATGTGGAAAACATGCAGACTATGGAGAAAGAAAGTGGAGACATTGATGGGCCATTTAATGTAGGCGTGGCAATCAGTGAAGATTTAGATAATGATAAGCAGACACAGATTGTATACTATTCTTCAGAAACATTGTTTAATGATAATATGAATACTATGGTATCAGGCGCAAACTTTGAGCTGATTTCCGCATCTGTTAACTGGATGTGTTCAAATGAGGATGGAAGTACAATCTCTATACCAAGTAAGAGTATGGATACCACCACCTTGACGATACCCGCAGCAGATGCAAGCTTTTGGAGTATATTTGTCATGGCTGTAGTTCCGGCATTTTTGATTATTTTAGGCGGTGGAATTTGGATGAAGAGGAGAAAACAGTAA
- a CDS encoding alpha/beta fold hydrolase: MKKSRHKLITASILFSIATGIIYVINRLIFGTAVLKEMLKSTANNYYNWRFGKIYYKKTGSGTPVLLVHDLTVYSSAYEWNKIVDKLAENHTVYTIDLLGCGRSDKQRITYTNYLYVQVISDFIKNVIHEKTDVITSGYSGSFALMACHNETDLFGKIIMINPPALSTLNKIPDKKSKLYKFLLEIPVFGTLVYNMITCQSNIQLLFTEQYLYNPFNMTAEWLDTYYESAHKGMSSSRYLLSSMIGRYTNNNINHALKAIDQSIFIIEGEAERDSKDIISQYTECNPAVEAISLKGAKHLPHMEAPDALMEQLNIFLD; this comes from the coding sequence ATGAAAAAATCAAGGCATAAACTAATTACAGCAAGTATACTTTTTTCTATTGCTACAGGTATTATATATGTGATTAATCGCCTTATATTTGGAACTGCTGTGTTGAAAGAAATGTTGAAGTCCACAGCTAACAATTATTATAATTGGCGGTTTGGCAAGATATATTACAAAAAGACTGGCTCTGGGACCCCTGTTTTACTGGTACATGATTTGACGGTATATAGTTCTGCATATGAATGGAATAAAATTGTCGATAAGTTAGCTGAAAATCATACTGTTTATACTATTGACTTACTGGGATGCGGCCGATCCGACAAGCAGAGGATAACTTATACAAATTATTTATATGTACAGGTTATTTCTGATTTTATAAAGAATGTTATTCATGAGAAAACAGATGTTATAACCAGTGGATATTCAGGTTCTTTTGCTTTGATGGCTTGTCATAATGAAACTGATTTATTTGGTAAAATTATTATGATAAATCCGCCTGCTCTTAGCACCTTAAACAAAATTCCTGACAAAAAAAGTAAGTTGTATAAGTTTTTGTTGGAGATTCCTGTTTTTGGTACTTTAGTTTACAATATGATCACTTGCCAAAGCAATATTCAGTTGTTATTTACAGAACAGTATCTTTATAATCCCTTTAATATGACTGCCGAATGGCTTGATACTTATTATGAATCCGCACACAAGGGTATGAGTAGTTCAAGATATCTTCTCTCCAGCATGATAGGAAGATATACCAACAATAATATAAATCATGCACTAAAGGCGATTGATCAGAGTATTTTTATCATTGAGGGAGAAGCCGAGAGAGACAGTAAAGATATTATATCTCAGTATACAGAATGTAACCCTGCAGTTGAGGCAATCAGTTTGAAAGGAGCAAAACATCTTCCTCATATGGAAGCACCGGATGCTCTTATGGAACAGTTAAATATATTTCTAGATTAA
- a CDS encoding DUF4340 domain-containing protein: MKKKNTALIAGIVVLALLLIFYMILHNSGKEDSQENEKESETAFETDIDDVSEVVIQSGDNKYNFTKAEDTWKYDGDESFPLDQSAFEEIIKKFEKIAADRTLEGQDNVSEYGLDNPTVTVSLKDKDGNEQTLQFGDTNSVTSSSYMTVNGDNKKIYMVSSTIVTSLQFDLNDLAEKEKFPSISDITGVSINKNGQTFTIAKDSASGTGWSVTGWDGTKKDAGSSQVSEYTKPITSMSWTGFISQNTEDLSQYGLDAPTVVTIDYQVTETKSSDDAEDNSDQVDSDKDTASESENTEDVDTEDKVTVDKQEILSIGSQTEDGSYYAKLANQSGIYTLSESVVDSLLNAEVNQFLSTYISDYIFADLDKVTIEKDGNTYEFTKKTEEKPVESSSDKEKANNTEKTEDTKESNNSDTAKETTTVTTYYMNGNEIELNDFSEFYSLISSMECQEWLDTVPDVENTPEMSVHFFKENGVDVTVAYYAYDSNFYLVKDSKGNASLVNKMKIKELTDAFDAFLGKQNSKS, from the coding sequence ATGAAGAAAAAAAATACAGCACTAATTGCAGGCATTGTAGTGTTAGCTCTGCTGCTGATATTTTATATGATTCTTCATAACAGCGGCAAAGAAGATAGTCAGGAAAATGAAAAAGAATCAGAAACGGCATTCGAGACTGATATAGATGATGTCAGTGAGGTTGTAATCCAATCAGGTGATAATAAGTATAACTTTACAAAAGCAGAAGATACGTGGAAGTATGACGGCGATGAAAGTTTTCCACTGGATCAGTCAGCTTTTGAAGAGATTATCAAAAAGTTTGAAAAAATAGCCGCTGATAGAACCTTAGAAGGTCAGGATAATGTATCAGAATACGGACTTGACAATCCAACTGTAACTGTGAGCCTAAAAGATAAGGACGGAAACGAGCAGACACTGCAGTTTGGTGATACAAATTCTGTTACCAGCAGTAGTTATATGACAGTAAATGGTGATAATAAAAAAATATATATGGTATCCTCCACTATTGTCACATCTTTGCAGTTTGATTTAAATGATTTGGCAGAGAAAGAGAAATTTCCAAGTATTTCAGACATCACAGGTGTATCTATAAATAAAAATGGCCAGACATTTACAATTGCAAAAGACAGCGCTTCCGGTACAGGATGGAGTGTAACGGGCTGGGATGGAACAAAAAAAGATGCAGGCAGTTCTCAAGTATCAGAATATACAAAGCCTATAACAAGTATGTCATGGACCGGTTTTATAAGTCAAAATACAGAAGATTTAAGCCAATATGGACTTGATGCTCCTACTGTTGTGACTATTGATTATCAGGTTACTGAAACAAAATCTTCTGATGATGCGGAGGACAACAGTGACCAGGTGGATTCTGATAAAGATACTGCTTCTGAAAGTGAAAATACAGAAGATGTTGATACCGAGGATAAAGTGACTGTTGATAAACAGGAAATTTTGTCAATAGGAAGTCAAACAGAGGATGGCAGCTATTATGCTAAACTTGCAAATCAGTCAGGAATTTATACATTAAGCGAGTCTGTTGTTGATTCACTTCTAAATGCTGAAGTAAATCAATTTTTAAGTACCTATATTTCTGATTATATTTTTGCTGATTTAGATAAAGTCACTATTGAAAAGGATGGAAATACTTACGAGTTTACCAAAAAAACAGAAGAGAAGCCAGTAGAAAGCAGTAGTGACAAGGAAAAAGCAAATAATACGGAGAAAACAGAGGATACTAAAGAATCAAATAATTCAGATACAGCAAAAGAAACAACAACTGTAACAACTTACTATATGAACGGAAATGAAATTGAACTAAATGATTTTTCTGAGTTTTATAGCCTGATAAGCAGTATGGAATGCCAGGAATGGCTAGATACAGTGCCGGATGTTGAAAATACACCCGAAATGTCAGTTCATTTCTTTAAAGAGAATGGTGTTGATGTTACCGTTGCGTACTATGCTTATGACTCTAATTTTTATCTTGTAAAAGACAGCAAAGGAAACGCATCTTTGGTAAATAAGATGAAAATAAAAGAATTGACAGATGCTTTTGATGCTTTTTTGGGTAAGCAAAATAGTAAATCATAA
- the serS gene encoding serine--tRNA ligase, translating into MLDIKFLRENPDIVKQNIKNKFQDSKLPLVDEVIELDKRNRDIKKEVEALRAERNKISKMIGGLMKEGRKEEAEEVKKKVTANAETVERLSAEEREVEEKIKTIMMTIPNIIDPSVPIGKDDTENVEVQKYGEPVVPDFEIPYHAEIMESFNGLDLDSARKVAGNGFYYLMGDIARLHSAVISYARDFMINRGFTYCVPPFMIRSDVVTGVMSFAEMDAMMYKIEGEDLYLIGTSEHSMIGKFIDTIVPEEELPKTLTSYSPCFRKEKGAHGLEERGVYRIHQFEKQEMIVVCKPEESKEWFDKLWQNTVDLFRSLDIPVRTLECCSGDLADLKVKSVDVEAWSPRQKKYFEVGSCSNLGDAQARRLKIRINGKDGKYLAHTLNNTVVAPPRMLIAFLENNLQADGSVRIPEALRPYMGGMTEIK; encoded by the coding sequence ATGTTAGACATTAAATTTTTAAGAGAAAACCCTGATATTGTAAAACAAAATATTAAAAATAAATTCCAGGACAGCAAATTGCCGCTTGTAGACGAAGTCATTGAGCTGGATAAAAGGAATCGTGACATTAAAAAAGAAGTGGAAGCTCTGAGAGCAGAAAGAAATAAAATCTCCAAAATGATTGGCGGTCTTATGAAGGAAGGCAGGAAAGAAGAGGCAGAGGAGGTAAAAAAGAAAGTTACAGCCAATGCTGAAACCGTAGAGCGTCTGTCTGCTGAGGAGAGAGAAGTAGAAGAAAAAATCAAAACCATAATGATGACCATTCCGAATATTATTGACCCATCTGTGCCTATTGGCAAAGATGATACGGAAAATGTAGAGGTTCAGAAATACGGTGAGCCGGTAGTTCCTGATTTTGAAATTCCGTACCACGCGGAAATCATGGAGAGTTTCAACGGTCTTGATCTGGACAGTGCCAGGAAAGTAGCAGGAAACGGATTTTACTATCTTATGGGGGATATTGCAAGGCTTCACTCTGCTGTTATTTCCTATGCAAGAGACTTTATGATAAACAGAGGATTTACTTACTGTGTTCCGCCGTTTATGATTCGCAGCGATGTGGTGACAGGAGTTATGAGTTTTGCTGAGATGGATGCCATGATGTATAAGATTGAGGGGGAAGACCTCTATCTGATCGGAACCAGTGAGCATTCCATGATTGGTAAATTCATTGACACTATTGTACCTGAAGAAGAGCTGCCAAAGACTCTCACAAGCTATTCTCCGTGCTTCAGAAAAGAAAAGGGAGCACATGGACTGGAGGAGCGCGGTGTATACCGTATACACCAGTTTGAGAAACAGGAAATGATCGTTGTATGTAAACCAGAGGAAAGCAAAGAATGGTTTGATAAATTGTGGCAGAATACAGTAGATTTATTCCGTTCTTTGGATATTCCGGTTCGTACACTGGAATGCTGCTCCGGGGATTTGGCAGATTTGAAGGTGAAATCTGTGGATGTAGAAGCATGGTCACCAAGACAGAAGAAATATTTTGAAGTAGGAAGCTGCTCAAATTTGGGTGATGCGCAGGCAAGAAGATTAAAAATCCGTATAAATGGGAAAGATGGCAAGTATCTGGCGCATACCTTAAATAATACAGTTGTTGCTCCACCTAGAATGCTGATTGCATTTCTGGAAAACAACCTGCAGGCAGACGGCTCTGTAAGGATTCCCGAGGCACTGAGACCTTATATGGGCGGAATGACAGAAATAAAATAA
- a CDS encoding ParB/RepB/Spo0J family partition protein, which translates to MAVRKGGLGKGLDSMIPDSSAKVKKKNPVPAPAVSTNEVDIKDEKSVQMIKMSMIEPNREQPRKQFGEDALLELAESIKQFGILQPLLVQKKGDYYEIIAGERRWRASKLAGVKEIPVIIKEFSDQEAVEISLIENIQREDLNPIEEAVAYKRLMEEFHLKQDAIAERVSKSRTAVTNSMRLLKLDERVQQMLIDEMITTGHARALLAIEDSEIQIMAATKVFDEKLSVRETEKMVKEILNPAPEKQEKPVDEAQNLVYQQLEEKIKQIIGSKVEIHRKNNDKGKIEIEYYSKDELERIVELLETIR; encoded by the coding sequence ATGGCAGTAAGAAAAGGTGGACTTGGAAAAGGGTTAGATTCCATGATTCCGGACAGTAGTGCTAAAGTCAAAAAGAAAAATCCTGTGCCCGCACCTGCTGTAAGTACAAATGAAGTTGACATAAAAGATGAAAAATCTGTTCAGATGATTAAAATGTCTATGATAGAACCAAACAGAGAGCAGCCCAGAAAACAGTTTGGAGAAGATGCTTTGCTGGAGCTGGCAGAGTCAATAAAGCAGTTTGGAATCTTACAGCCGCTTCTTGTACAGAAAAAAGGTGATTACTATGAAATTATTGCAGGGGAGCGTAGATGGAGAGCCTCTAAGTTGGCAGGTGTAAAAGAAATTCCTGTTATCATAAAAGAATTTTCAGATCAGGAGGCTGTAGAAATTTCTCTGATAGAGAATATCCAGAGAGAAGATCTGAATCCCATTGAGGAGGCAGTGGCCTATAAACGCCTTATGGAAGAGTTTCATTTAAAACAGGATGCCATTGCGGAGAGAGTGTCAAAAAGCCGTACTGCTGTGACAAACTCTATGCGGCTTTTAAAGCTTGATGAACGTGTTCAGCAAATGCTTATTGATGAAATGATAACAACAGGACATGCCAGGGCACTTCTGGCTATAGAGGATTCTGAAATTCAGATCATGGCAGCTACAAAAGTGTTTGACGAAAAACTGAGTGTCAGAGAGACAGAAAAAATGGTCAAAGAAATTCTGAATCCGGCACCGGAAAAACAGGAAAAACCGGTAGACGAGGCACAAAACCTGGTATATCAGCAGTTGGAGGAAAAGATTAAGCAGATTATTGGTTCAAAGGTAGAAATACACCGAAAGAACAATGATAAGGGGAAAATAGAAATCGAATATTATTCCAAAGATGAGTTGGAACGTATTGTAGAACTGCTGGAAACGATTAGATAA